CGATCGCGACGTCGGCCGTCATATCGGGAAGCACCTCCGCGGGCATTTTCGCGACGCCTATGCGCGCGAGGAACTGTCCCCCGGACGGGTAGATGCTCTCCACCGTGCCGGACAGCCGCGCGCCGCGCATGGTTTCAACGGAGAGCTCGGCCTTCTGGCCCCGCCGCACGCGTAGTGCCGCGTTCTGGTCCAGCGAGACCTGTATGTAGGTCCGGCCCAGGTCCATCATCGTGAGGACCGGTTGCCCGGTGATGACCACCTCGCCCTCCTCGCAGTGGAGGCGGGTCACGGTGCCGGCGAAGGGCGCGAAGAACGCCGCCCCGGATTCGGTGACGGCAAGCTGCATCCCCTTCGCGACGGGCTGGCCCTCGCTCACGGAGAGGCGGCGGATCGTCGCGGGGATTCCCATCTTGAGCGTATACACGCTGTCCGATTTCACCGTGCCCAGCGCGTAGATCGCCTCGACAATGGGACCGGTGCGCGGCTTCACCCGGGTGGCGCCGTTGCCGGCGACGAGGCGGATTACAACGACGAGCACCACGAGTCCGCCCGCGGCGTACAGAATCAGTTTCTTGTGTTTTTTCATATGTTAAACGTTCGGTTAAATAAATTAAATAGATGTTTAATATGTGCCCGGGCGGGGCATTTTTGTCAAGCAGGAAATAGAATTCATCTCCTGGGTGGTTAGAGTGTGACATTTTCCGGGAAGATGGGCGTAAATGGGCATACCTCGCCTCTGGTTTGGTGTGCGGGGAAGCTGGGATGTTTAATGCGAGGCGGTGCGGCGGAGTATTTTTGTGGGTGAGGCTCTTGTAGGGTGGTTTTCGGTGTCTCCCCAGTAGAATTCCCAGCACAGAATGCCCCCTGCGCTCCTTTGGCCGATGGCATAATGGGGGAACCGAACATAATTATGCCTTCCGGCTGAATCGTGCAGCAGCTCGTGCAGGTAGCGCTTCGTCGCGATGGCTACCAGATGCGAGACCGAGAACCTGCTCAACTTACGGAAATCCGACGCAAACTCATTCTCGTTCTTCCTGAAGCAAATAGGAAAACAATGCCATCGTTTCCAGGGAT
This window of the Spirochaetota bacterium genome carries:
- a CDS encoding HlyD family efflux transporter periplasmic adaptor subunit, producing MKKHKKLILYAAGGLVVLVVVIRLVAGNGATRVKPRTGPIVEAIYALGTVKSDSVYTLKMGIPATIRRLSVSEGQPVAKGMQLAVTESGAAFFAPFAGTVTRLHCEEGEVVITGQPVLTMMDLGRTYIQVSLDQNAALRVRRGQKAELSVETMRGARLSGTVESIYPSGGQFLARIGVAKMPAEVLPDMTADVAIEVARRDEALMIPVIAVKDGVVALRREGKAASATPALGAIDGAWAEVTDGSVKASDEIVMPRE